A single genomic interval of Stenotrophomonas sp. ZAC14D1_NAIMI4_1 harbors:
- the rpiA gene encoding ribose-5-phosphate isomerase RpiA, whose protein sequence is MSEAKRLAAEKAIEYVQDGMIVGVGTGSTVAYFIDALARIQHRIKGAVSSSEQSTARLKQHGIEVIELNHAGTLSLYVDGADECDANKCLIKGGGAALTREKIIAEASEHFVCIVDPSKQVPVLGRFPLPVEVIPMARSLVARQIRDMTGGQPTWREGVVTDNGNQILDIHNLEITDPEKLERELNQLPGVVCVGLFARRRADVVIVGGEPPVVL, encoded by the coding sequence CGAATACGTCCAGGACGGCATGATCGTCGGTGTCGGCACCGGTTCCACCGTTGCCTATTTCATCGATGCCCTGGCCCGCATCCAGCACCGCATCAAGGGCGCGGTGTCCAGTTCCGAGCAGAGCACCGCCCGCCTGAAGCAGCACGGCATCGAGGTGATCGAGCTGAACCATGCCGGCACCCTGTCGCTGTACGTGGACGGCGCCGATGAGTGCGACGCCAACAAGTGCCTGATCAAGGGCGGCGGTGCCGCGCTGACCCGCGAGAAGATCATCGCCGAGGCCAGCGAGCACTTCGTCTGCATCGTCGACCCGAGCAAGCAGGTGCCGGTGCTGGGCAGGTTCCCGCTGCCGGTGGAAGTGATCCCGATGGCACGCAGCCTGGTGGCCCGCCAGATCCGCGACATGACCGGCGGCCAGCCGACCTGGCGCGAGGGCGTGGTGACCGACAACGGCAACCAGATCCTGGACATCCACAACCTGGAGATCACCGACCCGGAAAAGCTGGAGCGCGAGCTCAACCAGCTGCCGGGCGTGGTCTGCGTCGGCCTGTTCGCCCGCCGTCGCGCCGATGTGGTGATCGTCGGCGGCGAACCGCCGGTCGTGCTCTGA